Proteins encoded together in one Maridesulfovibrio ferrireducens window:
- a CDS encoding YSC84-related protein, with protein MFPLVYQAGAFFGFSYRTGSLMVGKESNKAYYGKPISVKELLMTHEHDKPEADVLFNVLMGI; from the coding sequence GTGTTTCCACTGGTTTATCAAGCCGGGGCTTTTTTCGGTTTTTCATATCGGACCGGCTCACTCATGGTCGGCAAAGAAAGCAACAAGGCTTATTATGGAAAACCCATCAGTGTTAAAGAGTTGCTCATGACTCACGAGCATGACAAACCGGAGGCGGATGTCCTTTTTAACGTGCTGATGGGAATTTAA